A single Prevotella sp. E15-22 DNA region contains:
- a CDS encoding DUF4422 domain-containing protein, with protein MEITEKEMTVWLTYHDDAQIEQYNLKEDETIRLFKGNNTEVKGENINHLNRFYSEMTTMYWVWKNKKRSKYVGFCHYRRRFSHFMEIEPGECQVMEVIHFPFSVFQHFKDAHNYNDFYDIVDILNKKYGKGNKYSEYMLKSNTFIPFCSYIMHYDDFESLCEFFFPILFDFDRKHHLNMDANRYWSKAEKDFRYDNKEYQCRAVAFLAERLISCYIICNMNAVCVKALDTKTNYYN; from the coding sequence ATGGAAATAACAGAAAAAGAAATGACTGTATGGCTCACGTATCACGATGATGCGCAGATTGAGCAGTACAACTTGAAGGAGGATGAAACAATCCGCCTATTCAAAGGTAATAATACTGAAGTTAAAGGAGAGAACATCAATCATCTCAACAGATTCTATTCTGAGATGACAACCATGTATTGGGTATGGAAAAATAAAAAGAGAAGTAAATATGTTGGTTTCTGTCACTATCGTCGTCGCTTCTCTCATTTCATGGAAATAGAACCTGGAGAATGTCAAGTAATGGAAGTCATTCATTTTCCTTTCTCTGTATTTCAGCATTTTAAGGATGCCCATAATTATAATGACTTTTACGACATCGTTGACATTCTTAACAAGAAATACGGAAAGGGTAATAAATACTCAGAGTACATGCTCAAAAGCAATACTTTCATACCATTCTGTAGTTATATCATGCATTATGATGATTTTGAATCTCTCTGCGAGTTTTTCTTTCCAATACTTTTTGATTTCGATCGCAAACATCACCTTAACATGGATGCCAACAGATATTGGTCAAAAGCTGAAAAAGATTTTCGATACGACAACAAAGAGTATCAGTGTAGAGCAGTAGCTTTTCTTGCAGAGCGACTTATCAGCTGTTACATCATATGCAATATGAATGCGGTTTGTGTTAAAGCATTAGATACGAAAACCAATTACTATAATTAA
- a CDS encoding outer membrane beta-barrel protein encodes MWRGQNGSDANYHHSLDHSMLIGETESHVNAVNTLTLHDGAYIQYNKGTFNIRVTGDIRWRHSEGKMQDFETLNATDFQYGISGRYTLPRLNTTLSADGNMYSRRGYGSSELNTDDFVLNASISQPFFKGKLVARIEAFDILHQLSNTQYTVNAQGRTETWYHSLPHYVMAHLVYHWNRNPKK; translated from the coding sequence ATGTGGAGGGGGCAGAACGGTAGCGATGCCAACTATCATCATTCTCTTGACCATTCCATGCTGATAGGAGAGACTGAAAGCCATGTGAATGCAGTGAACACGTTGACGCTGCACGATGGCGCTTACATACAATATAATAAAGGTACATTTAACATCCGCGTTACAGGCGACATCCGCTGGCGGCACTCGGAGGGTAAGATGCAGGATTTCGAGACATTAAATGCCACCGACTTCCAGTATGGGATCTCTGGCCGTTACACCCTACCGCGACTAAATACCACGCTCTCTGCCGACGGCAATATGTATAGCCGACGTGGCTATGGCAGCAGCGAACTGAACACTGATGATTTCGTACTGAACGCTTCCATCAGCCAGCCGTTCTTCAAGGGCAAACTCGTCGCTCGCATCGAAGCGTTCGACATTCTACATCAACTCAGCAACACGCAGTACACCGTGAATGCCCAAGGCCGCACTGAAACGTGGTATCACTCCCTGCCGCACTATGTCATGGCGCATCTAGTATATCACTGGAACAGGAATCCGAAGAAGTAA
- a CDS encoding galactosyltransferase-related protein has translation MPIRIESEEREANLKAVLQHVCGLGCRVILLEADAQSAFKDKNDIPQSVEHKFVTDNSPVFHRTKYINALLNETNTEIVAVWDADILIAYHQVYEAVNNIMKGCTIAYPYNGEYVMLSEKESNAARRIFDIENLKSLKLKSVFGRPFCGGVFLVHRERYLQCGGENEHFTGWGPEDAERLRRVSILGHRVEWTKEGQAYHLNHSRGKNSNFYSEEDAIKLRKELVKVCSMEKEELLNYITGESWK, from the coding sequence ATGCCCATACGCATTGAAAGTGAAGAAAGAGAAGCCAATCTTAAGGCTGTACTACAGCATGTCTGTGGTTTAGGATGCCGTGTCATCTTGCTGGAGGCAGATGCACAATCTGCATTTAAAGACAAGAACGATATACCACAAAGTGTAGAACATAAGTTCGTGACAGACAACTCTCCCGTTTTTCATCGAACCAAATATATCAATGCACTACTCAATGAAACCAACACCGAGATTGTTGCTGTGTGGGATGCAGATATACTCATAGCCTATCATCAGGTATATGAAGCCGTAAATAATATTATGAAGGGGTGCACTATTGCCTATCCATATAACGGCGAATATGTTATGCTTTCTGAAAAGGAATCCAATGCTGCAAGACGGATTTTTGATATAGAGAACCTAAAGAGTTTAAAGCTAAAATCCGTTTTTGGACGTCCGTTCTGTGGTGGCGTATTCCTCGTCCATAGGGAGCGATATCTCCAGTGTGGAGGCGAGAACGAACACTTCACAGGCTGGGGCCCTGAGGATGCAGAACGTTTACGTAGGGTGAGTATTCTTGGACATCGTGTAGAATGGACAAAGGAAGGTCAAGCATATCATCTAAATCATTCTCGAGGCAAGAACTCTAATTTCTACTCAGAAGAAGATGCCATCAAGTTACGAAAGGAACTTGTCAAGGTGTGTAGCATGGAAAAGGAAGAATTACTGAACTATATAACAGGGGAATCATGGAAATAA
- a CDS encoding outer membrane beta-barrel protein encodes MKKLLFSLMLTNTLLSWSQTVTLTGQIKNAFTRQAIPDVTVTLMRADSTIIEDSLMAMALDGYTIWVKRDMPRVPQQLIIRVTHPEFETAYLSYHLKNIGRNRQIDLPVILMERKTWKELTLNEVVVRPTRIKMVQRGDTIVYDATAFNLPEGSMLDDLVRELPGAELKPNGEIFVNGKKVDYLMLNSREFFRGNNQVMLRNLPYYTVKDIKVYNRTTDLSAFLGREAENKEYVMDVQLKKAYRQGYLGNVEAGYGTHDRYMGRAFALRFTDNSRITLYGNTNNTNDTSSPVGDGQWGGASDTNGEKKQNMAGGELFWESPDRLFRNGLRAKVTGTAIDTESQTTAQSFLADGSTSFSRSQSMSDTKETNVSVYDYWQVTKKWWVSGDISFDHSNRHGNASSTYASSLTDITLPDTLSYRSSQQYREGHNNELALRADATRKLAWGDEVTFEAKYKHASAEHELFGRNMTSQRRVGDGTSGMRLQTPSVDYRHEYDKANSQDNYYGLKVKYTVPFLKGPAVSLTYNPTHRRVKDRDNIFRLDRLEDCSVAANQPLRLLPSMADMMASCIDLDNTYDYKDATTAHILTLNIGQRRSTGKGTKRNVEFAFPLTLTHERMEYTRGRIDTIGSRNYTVINPRLYYESIWKEDRYTFRASTSYLTAAANFLQLMPFRDDRNPLMVREGNPDLEQSWIYNVETSLAMRLRSASQMLSFGASANIYGNQIANGFTFNPTTGVYTYRPENVNGNWDIKGDANYSISFGKEQCFKFENRVSASFLHSVDIASVDGSTQAMLSKVNTTLMNDKASFAFSRKELRMEAFGSLTLRHTVSALDVFESINAADFSYGMNARYTIPLLKLTAQTDITMYSRRGYGSSEFNTDDLIWNATLSRPFLKGKLVVYADALDILHNRRSTQYAVNAQGRTITWQRSMPSYAMLRVQWRFNYNPKKK; translated from the coding sequence TTGAAGAAATTATTGTTTTCTTTGATGCTTACTAATACTTTGCTGTCATGGAGTCAAACAGTTACCTTGACGGGACAGATTAAGAATGCCTTCACCCGCCAGGCAATACCCGATGTGACGGTGACGCTGATGCGTGCCGACAGCACCATTATCGAAGATTCGCTGATGGCCATGGCACTCGACGGCTACACCATTTGGGTGAAGCGAGACATGCCCCGTGTGCCGCAACAGCTGATTATAAGGGTAACGCATCCCGAGTTCGAGACGGCCTACCTGTCATACCACTTGAAGAACATCGGTCGCAACCGACAGATAGACCTGCCCGTTATCCTGATGGAAAGGAAGACGTGGAAAGAGCTTACGCTGAACGAAGTCGTCGTCCGTCCGACGAGAATCAAGATGGTGCAACGGGGCGACACCATCGTCTATGATGCCACAGCTTTCAACCTGCCGGAGGGTTCGATGCTCGACGACCTTGTGCGCGAACTGCCGGGTGCTGAGCTGAAACCTAATGGGGAAATCTTTGTCAATGGCAAGAAGGTGGACTACCTGATGCTCAACAGCCGCGAGTTCTTCCGTGGTAACAATCAGGTGATGCTCCGCAATCTGCCTTACTACACGGTGAAGGACATCAAGGTGTACAACCGCACAACCGACTTGTCGGCATTCCTCGGGCGAGAAGCGGAAAACAAGGAGTATGTGATGGACGTGCAGCTGAAGAAGGCATACAGGCAAGGCTATCTCGGCAATGTGGAGGCGGGCTACGGCACCCACGACCGCTATATGGGCCGTGCCTTCGCGCTCCGGTTCACCGACAATTCGCGAATCACGCTGTATGGCAACACGAACAACACCAACGACACGAGCAGTCCAGTCGGTGACGGTCAATGGGGAGGCGCATCGGACACGAACGGCGAGAAGAAGCAGAACATGGCGGGCGGCGAACTCTTCTGGGAAAGCCCTGACCGATTGTTCCGCAACGGCCTTAGAGCCAAGGTGACGGGTACAGCCATCGACACGGAATCCCAAACCACGGCGCAGTCTTTCCTTGCCGACGGCAGCACAAGCTTCTCGCGCTCGCAAAGCATGTCCGACACGAAAGAGACAAACGTGAGCGTCTATGATTACTGGCAGGTGACGAAGAAGTGGTGGGTTTCCGGTGACATTTCGTTTGACCACAGCAACAGGCACGGCAACGCATCGTCCACATACGCGTCATCGCTCACCGACATCACGCTGCCCGATACATTGTCTTACCGCTCGTCGCAGCAGTATCGAGAGGGGCACAACAATGAGCTGGCGCTGAGAGCCGATGCCACCCGCAAACTGGCATGGGGCGACGAAGTGACCTTCGAGGCAAAATACAAGCATGCCTCAGCCGAGCACGAGCTGTTTGGCAGGAACATGACATCGCAAAGGCGGGTAGGCGACGGAACGTCGGGAATGAGGCTCCAAACCCCGTCCGTTGACTACCGCCACGAATACGACAAGGCCAATTCGCAGGATAACTACTACGGCCTGAAGGTTAAGTACACCGTTCCTTTCCTCAAAGGCCCTGCCGTGTCGCTCACATATAACCCCACCCACAGACGAGTGAAAGACCGTGACAACATCTTCCGTCTCGACCGCTTAGAGGACTGCTCGGTTGCTGCCAATCAGCCTTTGCGTCTTCTTCCGTCGATGGCCGACATGATGGCTTCGTGCATCGACCTTGACAATACCTATGATTATAAGGATGCCACGACCGCCCACATCCTCACCCTGAACATCGGTCAGCGCAGGTCAACGGGAAAAGGCACGAAACGCAACGTGGAGTTTGCCTTTCCGCTTACCCTCACCCACGAGCGGATGGAATACACACGAGGTCGGATAGATACGATTGGCAGTCGCAACTATACCGTTATCAATCCGAGGCTCTACTACGAGAGCATCTGGAAAGAAGACAGATATACATTCCGCGCATCGACCTCGTATCTTACCGCTGCCGCCAATTTCCTACAGCTCATGCCATTTCGCGACGACCGCAATCCGCTGATGGTGAGAGAGGGTAACCCCGACTTGGAACAATCATGGATATACAACGTGGAAACGTCACTCGCCATGCGTCTTCGCTCTGCGTCTCAGATGCTGTCGTTCGGTGCATCGGCCAACATCTACGGCAACCAGATAGCCAACGGCTTCACGTTCAACCCCACTACAGGCGTTTACACCTACAGGCCGGAGAATGTGAACGGCAATTGGGACATCAAGGGCGATGCCAACTATAGCATATCGTTTGGCAAGGAGCAGTGCTTCAAATTTGAGAACAGGGTGAGTGCAAGCTTCCTGCACTCAGTGGATATCGCCTCTGTGGACGGTTCCACACAAGCCATGCTGAGCAAGGTGAATACCACGCTGATGAACGACAAAGCATCGTTTGCCTTCAGCAGGAAAGAGCTTCGCATGGAGGCTTTCGGCAGTCTGACACTTCGCCACACGGTGTCGGCTCTCGATGTGTTTGAGTCCATCAATGCTGCCGACTTCAGTTACGGCATGAACGCCCGATATACCATCCCACTGCTCAAGCTCACGGCACAAACCGACATCACGATGTACAGCCGTCGAGGCTACGGAAGCAGTGAGTTCAACACCGACGACCTGATATGGAATGCTACTTTGTCGCGCCCGTTCTTGAAGGGAAAGCTCGTGGTGTATGCCGATGCCCTCGACATCCTTCATAACCGTCGCAGCACGCAGTATGCCGTCAATGCTCAGGGGCGCACCATCACTTGGCAACGCTCCATGCCAAGCTATGCCATGCTGCGAGTGCAATGGCGATTCAATTATAATCCTAAAAAGAAATGA
- a CDS encoding peptidase domain-containing ABC transporter, with the protein MKFIKRFPHFIQNNSSDCGPTSLRMIARHYGLDYSTEMLRKHCHITRGGVNLLGISDAAEYIGFDTIGVKVSFEQLAKKGVFPCILHWNQNHFVVCYGIEKNKKGEYKIHISDPASQRLTYTKDEFERCWIGPQASEKSNGVALMLEPGDNFGKIEDEYKKNSRSLLSFAKYFTPYRNMIGQLVLAMLVGSLLQIILPFLSQAMVDQGINGRNLNIISLILFAQLGFFVATLSIDYIRSWIMLHMNSRIDIQLIADFLIKLTAMPLRFFDSRMTGDILQRIGDHGRIKNFLLSNSMRIVFSLINFVVFLAILAYYNVLVLTIFLIGNILYVIWISFFMRYRRELDIKRFNQSAMEQSKMIQLVQGMQDIKLNNCERQKRWEWERIQVRLFKIGLKGLRIGQIQQSGSVFFTQTTHILIYYIAAKSVVEGSMTLGMMMSLTYIIGQVSAPIGEFIGFAQSFQDAKISLERLNEIHSQDDEETNIDKKLSTLPKEQDIEIKDLSFSYTDSERDLALKNISLSIPAHKVTAIVGESGCGKTTLIKLLQGFYEPTHGSIKVGGTRLSDINPHTWRAATGSVMQDSFIFSDTIANNIAVNSDETDKEKMKNAAHMARIDDFVESLPLGYDTIIGMEGKGVSQGQRQRILIARAIYKNPRYIFLDEATNSLDATNEAKIMENLRQFYEGRTVVISAHRLSTIHDADQIVVMNNGEIVERGNHKSLLKKKGKYYELVKHQINVLDE; encoded by the coding sequence ATGAAATTCATCAAACGTTTTCCTCACTTTATACAAAACAATTCTTCTGACTGCGGACCAACATCCCTTCGAATGATTGCCAGACATTATGGTCTTGATTATTCGACAGAGATGTTGCGTAAACACTGTCATATTACAAGAGGTGGAGTAAATCTACTTGGCATTAGTGATGCTGCAGAATATATTGGTTTTGATACTATTGGAGTAAAGGTATCTTTTGAACAATTAGCTAAAAAAGGTGTCTTCCCGTGTATCCTTCATTGGAACCAGAACCATTTTGTCGTGTGCTATGGTATAGAGAAAAACAAAAAAGGAGAATATAAAATACACATTTCTGACCCTGCTTCACAACGTCTTACATACACAAAGGATGAGTTTGAACGTTGTTGGATTGGGCCCCAAGCAAGCGAAAAAAGTAACGGAGTTGCTTTGATGCTTGAACCTGGTGACAATTTTGGCAAGATTGAGGACGAATATAAAAAAAACAGCCGTAGTTTGTTGTCGTTTGCCAAATATTTTACGCCCTATCGAAATATGATTGGTCAATTAGTGTTGGCCATGCTCGTAGGTAGTTTATTGCAGATAATTCTACCTTTTCTTTCGCAGGCAATGGTTGACCAAGGCATCAACGGGCGTAACCTGAATATAATTTCCTTAATTCTTTTTGCCCAGCTTGGTTTCTTCGTTGCTACATTAAGTATAGACTACATTCGTTCGTGGATTATGCTCCACATGAACTCACGCATAGACATTCAACTCATTGCTGACTTCCTGATAAAACTTACTGCCATGCCGCTACGGTTTTTCGATTCGCGCATGACAGGTGATATTCTACAGCGCATCGGTGACCATGGCCGTATCAAGAATTTTCTACTTTCTAACAGCATGAGAATTGTATTCTCACTCATAAATTTCGTGGTATTCCTTGCAATCCTTGCTTATTACAATGTACTTGTGCTTACAATCTTTCTTATTGGTAATATTCTATATGTAATTTGGATTTCTTTTTTCATGCGCTATCGTAGAGAGTTGGATATCAAACGATTCAACCAATCTGCAATGGAACAAAGCAAGATGATACAGTTGGTGCAAGGCATGCAAGATATTAAGCTCAACAATTGTGAGCGACAGAAACGATGGGAATGGGAACGCATACAAGTTCGTTTGTTCAAAATTGGACTGAAAGGATTGCGAATTGGACAAATACAGCAATCTGGTTCGGTGTTCTTCACACAAACTACCCATATTCTCATTTATTACATAGCTGCCAAGTCGGTTGTAGAAGGCTCGATGACCCTTGGTATGATGATGTCACTAACTTACATTATTGGCCAAGTATCAGCGCCTATAGGTGAATTTATTGGATTTGCACAGTCATTTCAAGATGCAAAGATAAGTCTTGAACGTTTGAATGAGATACATTCTCAGGATGATGAAGAAACCAATATTGATAAGAAGCTATCCACATTGCCTAAGGAACAAGATATCGAAATCAAGGATTTGTCCTTCAGCTATACAGACTCGGAGAGAGATTTGGCTTTGAAAAACATTTCACTATCCATCCCTGCCCATAAAGTAACAGCCATAGTTGGCGAGAGTGGATGCGGAAAGACGACTCTGATAAAACTATTGCAAGGTTTCTATGAGCCAACGCATGGCAGCATAAAAGTCGGAGGAACAAGACTTTCCGACATCAACCCTCACACTTGGAGAGCTGCCACAGGTTCAGTGATGCAAGACAGTTTTATTTTCTCTGATACTATAGCAAATAATATAGCAGTTAATTCAGACGAAACTGATAAGGAGAAAATGAAGAATGCTGCTCACATGGCTCGAATAGACGATTTCGTGGAGTCACTGCCGTTGGGATACGATACCATTATTGGAATGGAAGGTAAGGGTGTGAGTCAAGGTCAGCGTCAACGCATTTTAATAGCCAGAGCCATTTATAAGAACCCCAGATATATTTTCCTTGATGAAGCGACCAATTCTCTCGATGCCACAAACGAAGCAAAGATTATGGAGAATCTACGTCAATTCTACGAAGGACGTACGGTTGTCATCAGTGCCCATCGTCTGAGTACTATCCACGATGCAGATCAAATTGTTGTCATGAATAATGGTGAGATTGTAGAGCGAGGAAATCACAAATCGTTACTGAAAAAGAAAGGAAAATATTATGAATTAGTAAAGCATCAGATTAATGTTTTAGATGAATAG
- a CDS encoding vitamin K epoxide reductase family protein, producing the protein MKNILEQFLDEIEVPYTRSFADKLYNEHPHKYNMYGLKKMFDVYRVKTLGVHIESKDLSSLNYPCILHTYGDFVIGLGCETEKITYLQNGKKTTLSHDIFKQTWTGKALVIEETTEAEEPDYKMHHREEILITTKKFCIPAMLAFSSIIGIVSHIEEMRILSIISILLYSLGVFICAMLMQKQLFGESHYGDRICNLFNHTDCNSILDSPRAKILGISWSEVGMGYFMASILLISLYPVSSGTVAIINWVAMLYGVWSIHYQWRIARNWCILCIITQIIIWLSGIVAIISCISVPFIYNFVCSMLTCMVYATNIVVIHHYAKAHIAEKERVRAIQQYRALKSNNLVAMALFKNGKHYETSIKDSSIIFGNLTAKIRITVFSNPHCNPCAAMHKKIDNLLDSCGDRICVQYIFSSFSEQLDDSCRYLISCFKKNNQKEARKLFSLWYTRDKDNYKIITKKKSDDYHVLAVEDELKRHHDWQKRTGLVATPTILVNNYELPKEYEPNDLSMIIDFMIE; encoded by the coding sequence ATGAAGAATATTCTTGAACAATTTCTTGACGAGATAGAAGTTCCCTATACCAGGTCGTTTGCAGACAAACTCTACAATGAACATCCCCATAAATACAATATGTATGGTTTAAAAAAGATGTTCGATGTATACAGAGTTAAGACCCTTGGTGTGCACATTGAGAGTAAAGACCTTTCGAGTTTAAATTATCCATGCATACTACACACTTATGGTGATTTCGTCATTGGACTGGGCTGTGAAACGGAAAAAATAACATATCTACAAAATGGCAAGAAGACAACGCTCTCACACGATATTTTCAAACAAACATGGACAGGCAAAGCACTTGTGATAGAAGAAACAACCGAAGCAGAGGAACCTGATTACAAGATGCATCATCGCGAAGAGATACTGATAACTACTAAAAAATTTTGCATTCCTGCGATGTTGGCCTTTTCTTCTATTATTGGCATAGTGAGCCACATTGAAGAAATGAGAATATTATCTATAATAAGCATATTATTGTATTCTTTGGGCGTGTTTATTTGTGCAATGCTCATGCAAAAGCAACTATTCGGAGAGAGCCATTACGGTGACAGGATATGCAACCTATTCAACCATACTGACTGTAACAGCATTCTTGACAGCCCAAGGGCTAAAATTCTCGGTATAAGCTGGAGCGAGGTCGGCATGGGTTATTTTATGGCCAGTATACTATTAATATCACTTTATCCCGTGTCATCTGGAACGGTAGCTATTATCAATTGGGTAGCTATGCTCTATGGTGTATGGAGTATTCACTATCAATGGCGTATAGCCAGAAATTGGTGCATATTATGCATAATAACTCAGATAATTATCTGGTTAAGCGGTATAGTTGCTATCATTTCATGTATATCTGTACCATTCATCTATAACTTTGTCTGTAGTATGCTTACATGTATGGTGTATGCCACTAACATCGTTGTCATACACCACTATGCAAAAGCCCATATAGCAGAAAAGGAACGCGTTAGAGCCATACAACAGTATCGGGCGTTAAAATCTAACAACTTGGTTGCTATGGCACTCTTTAAAAATGGAAAACATTACGAGACATCAATAAAAGATTCGTCAATTATTTTCGGTAATCTGACAGCCAAAATACGGATAACTGTATTTAGTAATCCTCACTGCAATCCTTGTGCGGCAATGCACAAAAAAATAGATAATTTGCTTGACTCATGTGGTGACAGAATATGTGTGCAGTATATTTTTTCATCATTTAGTGAACAGTTGGATGATAGTTGTAGGTATCTAATCTCATGTTTCAAGAAAAACAACCAAAAAGAAGCGCGTAAATTATTCTCTCTTTGGTATACCAGAGACAAGGACAACTACAAAATTATAACGAAGAAAAAATCAGATGATTATCATGTTCTTGCTGTTGAAGACGAATTGAAAAGACACCATGACTGGCAAAAGCGAACAGGGTTAGTAGCAACACCGACGATACTCGTAAACAACTATGAATTACCCAAAGAATACGAACCTAACGATTTATCTATGATAATAGATTTTATGATAGAATAA